The Candidatus Bipolaricaulota bacterium region AGATGTTCGCGACGCACAATCAATTATTCGCCAACAACGACAACGGCCGCAGCGGTCTCGCGACCGAAGTGCTGTTTAACGGTGACTTCGGGCAGATGGTGTTAGAGACCTGGACCAAACTAGCCAAGGAAGGGATCTTCATCTACGGTGGTCCTGAATACTCGGCGAATACCGCATTCAAATCCGGCCAGCTGGCGATGCTCCTCCAGTCAACCTCATCCTTGGCAGGAATCGAAAAGGGATCACAGTTCCCGGTCGGGACCAGCTTCCTCCCTCGCTTTGAGGGCTATCCGATGGGTAACTCGGTCATTGGCGGTGGAAGCCTATGGGTGACCAAGGGGCAGAGCAAGGAAGAGCTGCGGGCCGTCTGGGAATTCCTGAAGTATCTCGGCCAGACCGACATCGCCATCCAGTGGCACAAGGGCACGGGGTATTTCCCGACGATGAACTCCGCGGTTAAAGCACTGCTTGACGAAGGTTGGTTCAGCAAGGATCAGAACTTCTTGACGGCGTTCCTTCAGATCCTTTCCGGGCGGCGCGACACCGCGGCGGTGCGGGGCGTCCGGCTCGGGCCGTTCGTCGAGATCCGCGAGATCGAGCGCGCGGCGATTGAGAAAGCCGTATCGGGAGTGATGACCCCCAAGGCGGCACTGGATGAGGCAGCGCAGAAGGCGAATCAGCTTCTTCAGGATTACGCCCAACTGCACAAGTAAGGAAGCTTAGCGGGATGCGGAGGGATCACAGTGATCCCTCCGCACCTTATGGATCCATCCATCAAGGAGTAAGATATATGCCGGAAGATAGGTTCCCTGGACATCGATTCCTGCCGTATCTTCTTATCTTGCCGTCGGTGGCGGTCATCATTACTTTCTTGATCGTTCCGTTCATCCAGAGCGTGCAGGAATCTTTTTATACCTCGACGGCGTTCGGTACAAAGACGATATTTGTCGGGTTTCGCAACTACGCGCGACTGTTCGCTTCCCCCGATTATCGACAAAGCATCATCACAACGTTGATTTTCGCCAGCTTCGTAATTGTAGTCGGCCTTTCTGTATCGCTCGCTATCGCTTATCTGCTGAATCAGAAGATCAAAGGGCGGGGATTCTATCAAGTCGCACTTATCTGGACGTACGCCCTCTCCCCTGCGGTTGCAGGCACCATCTGGGCCTTGATGTTCGCCCCAGCGACAGGAATCGTTCCGTACATAGTGAATCGACTCACCGGTGGATATGTCCTTAACTGGATGACCAACGGGCAGCTAGCCCTGTTCGTGGTCTCCGCGGCCGCGACCTGGAAGATGCTGGGGTACAATATTGTTTTCTTCCTCGCCGGACTGCAGAACGTCCCGGGCGAGCTGCTAGAGGCGGCGCGGGTCGACGGGGCAGGGGGATGGCGAACGTTCTGGAAGATAACCTTCCCCATGCTCTCCCCAACCACTACCTTCCTCCTGTTCGTCAATATGCTATATTCCGTATTCCAGGTGTTCGGACTAATCGATATCATGACCCGTGGGGGACCGGGAAATGCAACGAACATACTTGTGTACAACCTATATCGCGATGCGTTCATTCATCTCGATTCTGGATCGGCGTCAGCCCAGTCGTTCATCATCTTTATCGTGATATCGATAGCGGCAGTCGTTCAGCTGCGGGTGGCCACGCGCAAGGCCGTGTACGCTCGGTGAGGTGAGACAATGATCACAAGGACAAGAACGAAACTCCTGATTCACGCGATCCTCATCATCTTGGTGGCAGTGATCGCGTTTCCGGTCATCTATGCCCTGATTACCAGCACCCTTACGTTCCAACAGGCGTATTCTTACCCGCCTCGTCTCATTCCCGGGACTCATCTCTGGCAGAACATCGTCGAGGCGTGGCATCGGGCCAACTTCGGAAGACTGTTCTTCAACAGTACTTTGATCTCGTTAGTTGTATCGTTTGTCAAGATAGTCCTATCGCTGTTAGCGGCATTTGCCTACACGCACTTTCGTTTCCGTGGACGTTCCATCCTCTTTCCGATGACCATGGTCACGCAGATGCTTCCGCTCCCGGTGCGAATCCTACCGACGTATCAGCTGATGGCATCGTTTCACTGGATCAACTCCTACTATGCGCTGATGTTCCCGTTCTTCGCCAGCACTACTGGGATCCTCCTGTTCCGCCAGTTCTTCATGACCGTGCCCCGCGACCTGTCCGACGCCGCCCGGGTAGATGGAACAAGCCCGATGAGATATTTCTTGCAGATCCTCGTTCCGATCTCGAAGACGAACATCGCTGCTCTGTTCGTGATCGAGTTCATCTTCATTTGGAGCCAGTACCTGTGGCCGCTGATCGTCACCACCACAGCTGATATGCGCGTCGTGCAGATCGGACTGAAGATGCTGTTGGCAAGCGAGCAGATCGCTCCCGAATGGAACGTAATTATGGCAGGAACGATCATCGCTATGCTCCCCCCGCTCGTCGTTCTCATCCTGTTCCGGAAGAGCTTTGCCGAGGGGATAGCCATGCAATCGGAGAAATAGATGGGAGCATTGATAGGGTATCTGCTCGATCTCGACGGAACGGTATATCTGGGAGAGCGGCTGATCCCGGGCGTCGATCGGGCAATCGCCGAGCTGCGAGCCCGCGGGCGGAGGATCGTCTTTCTCTCCAATAAACCGCTCCAATCCCGCACCGACTACGCCGAAAAACTGACCCGTCTCGGGATCCCCACGACGGAGGATGAGGTGATCAACTCCTCCTACGTCCTCGCCCGCTACCTCGGGAAACGCGCTCCCGGCGCGACGGTGTACGCAATCGGAGAGCCTCCCCTCATCGCCGAGCTTGAGGCCGCTGGGTTCGCCATCTCCGAGGATCCGAAGAAGATCGAGTACGTGATCGCCGCGTTCGACCGCACGTTCGACTACCACAAGCTGAACATCGCGTTCCAAGCACTGCGCCGCGGTGCTCATTTCGTCGCCACCAACCCGGACCGCACCTGCCCGGTCGACGGGGGCGAGATCCCGGACGCAGCCGGGGTGATCGCGGCCCTCGAGGCGACAACCGGGAGGAAGGTGGAGGAGATCGTGGGTAAGCCGTCCCGCCACACGGTGGCAGTGGCGCTGGAGCGGCTCGGGCTCCCGGCGGAGGAATGCGCTATGGTCGGGGATCGGCTCGAGACGGACGTAGTGATGGGAAAGCAGGCCGGCCTCACCGCGATCCTCACCCTCACCGGGGTGACCACGCCGGATGCTGTCTCTGAAGCACCTGTGCCGCCGGACTACGTGATCGAGAGCGTCGCCGCACTCCCGGAGTTGGATGCCCGACTGCAAGGATGACCAGCAGATGGTTGCGAAGGCGGCGGCTTTCGATACAATTTTAGCAAGCAAGTGAAATAAATCGAAAGGAGATCGCAAGTGGAGTACGTGGGGGCAATCGACCTGGGGACAACCGGAGTGCGGTTTGTGGTGTTCGACCGGCATGGCAATCCGGTTGGGGCGGCGTACCACGAGCTTACCCTGAGATTTCCCCGACCCGGCTGGGTGGAGCAGGACCCGCTCGAACTGCTCGACCGTACGATTGCAGTAATGCGGGAAGGACTGTCCCAGGCCGGGATCACCGCCTCCGAGCTCGTCGGAATCGGAATCACCAATCAGCGCGAGACTGCGATCGCGTGGGATGCGAACACCGGCACGCCGGTTCATCCGGCGATCGTGTGGCAGGACCGCCGCACCGCGGCCCGTTGCGCCGAGATCGGTGGTGAAGAATGGATCACGGTCCGCACCGGACTCCCGCTCGATCCCTACTTTTCCGCGACGAAGCTGGAATGGCTGTTCGCCCACCGGCCCGAGCTCCGGGCCCGCGCGGAGGCGGGGGAGGTATTGGTCGGCACTCCCGATTCCTGGCTGATCTGGAACCTGACCGGGGTTCATGCAACGGATACAACGAACGCCTCCCGTACCCTCCTGTTCGACATCAGGGAGCTGGCCTGGAGCGAAGATCTCTGTCGATTCTTTTCGATCCCTTCTGCATGCCTTCCCCAGGTCCGTCCGAGCGTCTCCACCTTCGGGCGGTTGAAGCCGGGGATCATCGGCCCGGAGGTCCCGATCGCTGGGGTCCTCGGGGATCAGCAGGCGGCCCTGTTCGGCCAGCGCGGGTTCGACCAGGGGATGGGGAAGGTCACCTGGGGGACGGGCGCGTTCCTCCTCGCGAATACGGGGGAAACCCCGGTGCGGAGCACGCATGGGCTCATCACCACGATCGCCTACACCACCCCGGATGCGGTCGCCTACGCCCTGGAGGGATCAGCGTTCGTCGCTGGGGCAGCGGTGCAGTGGCTGCGGGACGGGCTTGGGCTGATCGCCACCGCCGCCGAGACCGAGTCCCTCGCCCGGTCCGTCGATTCGACCGGTGGGGTGTATCTCGTCCCGGCGTTCGCCGGGCTCGGGGCACCGCACTGGGACCCGCACGCGCGGGGAACGATCGTCGGGCTCACCCGCGGCACGACTCGAGCCCATCTCGTACGGGCGGCGCTCGAGGGGATCGCCTACGAGACGTGCGACCTCGTGCGGGCAATGGAACGAGATATTGGATCGCAGCTCGCTGAGCTGCGGGTAGATGGCGGAGCAGCGCGTAACAACTTCCTTTGCCAATTCCAATCCGACGTCCTTGGAATCCCGGTCGTACGACCCGCGTATCTGGAGACGACCGCGCGCGGGGCGGCGTTCGCCGCCGGGCTCGCCCGCGGGTACTGGGAGCGGTTCGAATCCCTACAGGGGCTTACAGGGGAGGAGGAACAATTCTCCCCGCGGATGGACAATGCAACGCGAGGACAGCTCCTCGCAGGATGGGCGCGGGCGGTTGATCGCGCGAAAGGATGGGCAAAATGAGAATTGGGGTGATCGGGGCCGGAGTCGTCGGAGCGCTCATCGCCCGCGAGCTCTGCCGGTACGACGTTGAGGTGCACCTCTTCGAGCGGGAGGCAGACGTTGCGTTCGGGGTGAGCAAGGCGAACTCCGGGGTGATCCACGGCTGCTTCCACGAACAGCCAGGGACCGCCCGCGCCCGGTTCTGCGTCGAGGGGAACGCGATGTACGCCACCCTTGCCCAGGAGCTCGACTTCCCGTTTCTGCGCATCGGTGCGCATGTAGTTGCGTTTGACGCCGACGACGTGGCGACCCTGAAGCGCCTCAAGGAACAGGGGGAGCAGATCGGGGTTCCGGACTTGGCGATCATCTCCGGGGAGGAACTGCGCGCCCGCGAACCGTACGTTAGTCCAGATGCCCAGGCCGCGCTGTGGTCCCCGACGGTGGGGATCGTCGAGCCGTGGGATGTGGCGATCGCCGCGGTGGAGAACGCGCGTGACAACGGGTTGAACCTGCATCTGGGGACCGAGGTGACCGGGATCGTGCTGGACGGGGAGCGGGTCACTGGGGTGCAGACCTCCCAGGGTGACTACCGACTCGATGCGGTGGTGAACGCCGCCGGGCTGTACGCTGACCGGGTGGCGCGGATGGCCGGAGTCGACCGGCCGGTCCTCCACCCCCGCCGCGGGGAGTACCTCCTCCTGGACAAGCAGGCCGGTAAAATGGCGAACTCCGTTCTGTTCCCTGCTCCGACGAACAACTCCAAGGGGATCCTTGTCCTTCCCACGGTCGACGGCAACATCCTCCTCGGCCCGACCGCCGATGACCTGCCCGAACTGACTCCGGATGCGATCGCCACATCCCCGACCGGGCTCGCCGCGGCAGTCGCCGGGGCAAAACGCCTCGTCCCTGCAGTCGATCCCCGTCTGACGATCAAGACGTTCGCCGGGGTGCGACCCGAGCCGGCCGGAGGTGAGTTCGTGATCGGCCCGACCGAGGTATCCGGCTTCTACCAGGCAGCGGGGATGCGCTCCCCTGGCCTGACCGCTGCCCCGGCGGTGGCGCATCACCTCGTCGAGGAGATCGCGGCCGCGTTTGCGCTCGGACGGAACGAGGCGTTCGACCCGGTACGCCACGGTCTTCCGCGGTTCTCAGCGCTCTCCCCGCGTGACCGCGCCGCCCTGATCGAGAAGGACCCAAGCTACGGGAGAATCGTCTGTCGCTGCAACGAGGTCACCGAAGGGGAGATCGTCGCTGCGATCCGCCGCGGTGCGCGGACGGTGGACGGGATCAAGTTCCGCACCCGGGCCGGGTTCGGCCGCTGCCAGGGGGGATTCTGCACCGCGCGCATCCTCTCCATCCTGGCCCGCGAGCTCGGGGTCAGGCCCGAGGATGTAACAGCGCGAGGAAGAGGGGACAGCATCGTGGTGGGGAGGGTGAGGCCATGACCACGTATCGGACCGACGTGTTGGTGATCGGAGGTGGGGCGGCCGGGCTCGCCGCCGCGACCGCTGCCGCCTCTTCCGGGCGGGAGACCCTCTTGATCGAACGGGAGGACTCCCCGGGAGGGGTACTCGAACAGTGCATCCATCCGGGGTTTGGAGTGCACCGTTACAAAGAAGAGCTCACCGGCCCGGAGTTCGCCGCGCGGCTGGTCGGAGAGCTGGAGCGGAGCGGGGCGGAAGTCCTTTCCAAAAGGAGCGTCCTGTCCATCGACCCGAAGACTCGCGTCGTGGAGACGACCGGGCCGGAGGGGCTGCGGACGATCAAGCCACGGGCGGTGGTATTCACCACCGGAGCGCGGGAGCGACCGTTCGGGGCGTTGCGGATCCCGGGACCGCGGCCGGTCGGGGTGTTCACCGCCGGGCTCGCCCAGAAGCTCGTCAATCTGTACAACCTCCTCCCCGGGCGGAGGGCCCTCATCCTCGGCTCCGGGGACATCGGCCTGATCATGGCGCGTCGGCTCCACTTGGAGGGGGTAGAGGTGGTCGGGGTGCTGGAGCTCAAGCCGTTCCCGGGCGGGCTCACTCGAAACGTCGTCCAGTGCCTCGATGACTTTGGAATCCCGCTTCACCTCTCCCACACCGTCACCGCAGTGCACGGGACGACCCGGCTCACCGGGGTAACCGCGGCCGCAGTCGACGGGGACGGTCGTCCGATCCCGGGGACGGGCCGGGAGTTCGAGGTGGACACGCTGATCCTCTCCGTCGGCCTGATCCCGGAGGCGGAGCTGGTTTCACCGTTCGTCGGGCTCGACCCGATCAACCGCGGCCCGCGCGTCGACTCCCGATGGCGGACCGAGGCTCCATGGCTGTTCGCCGCGGGAAACAGCGTAGCGGTATTCGACCTTGTTGACGCAGTCGCCGCCGCCGGGGCCGAGGCAGGGCGGTTTGCCGCCCGGTTCGCTGCCGGCGAAGACGAGGAGGGGCGAATAGTCCCACTCGTACGTGGGGAGAACGTCCTCCACCTTGTCCCCACCGCGCTCGATTCGAGCATCCCCACGGTCATTCGCCTCCGCGTTCCCCGACCGATGGAGCGTGCCCAGGTGCGGCTCGGCGGGGGGATCGTCTCCCGCCGGTTCGTCGGGGTTCGTCCGGCCGAGATGGTGGAGGTACGGCTCTCCGCCGAAGCGGTGGAAGCCCTCGCCAAACTAGCGGAGGTGAAGGTGGAGGTGATCGAGGG contains the following coding sequences:
- a CDS encoding extracellular solute-binding protein, whose translation is MFATHNQLFANNDNGRSGLATEVLFNGDFGQMVLETWTKLAKEGIFIYGGPEYSANTAFKSGQLAMLLQSTSSLAGIEKGSQFPVGTSFLPRFEGYPMGNSVIGGGSLWVTKGQSKEELRAVWEFLKYLGQTDIAIQWHKGTGYFPTMNSAVKALLDEGWFSKDQNFLTAFLQILSGRRDTAAVRGVRLGPFVEIREIERAAIEKAVSGVMTPKAALDEAAQKANQLLQDYAQLHK
- a CDS encoding sugar ABC transporter permease, whose amino-acid sequence is MPEDRFPGHRFLPYLLILPSVAVIITFLIVPFIQSVQESFYTSTAFGTKTIFVGFRNYARLFASPDYRQSIITTLIFASFVIVVGLSVSLAIAYLLNQKIKGRGFYQVALIWTYALSPAVAGTIWALMFAPATGIVPYIVNRLTGGYVLNWMTNGQLALFVVSAAATWKMLGYNIVFFLAGLQNVPGELLEAARVDGAGGWRTFWKITFPMLSPTTTFLLFVNMLYSVFQVFGLIDIMTRGGPGNATNILVYNLYRDAFIHLDSGSASAQSFIIFIVISIAAVVQLRVATRKAVYAR
- a CDS encoding ABC transporter permease subunit, which gives rise to MITRTRTKLLIHAILIILVAVIAFPVIYALITSTLTFQQAYSYPPRLIPGTHLWQNIVEAWHRANFGRLFFNSTLISLVVSFVKIVLSLLAAFAYTHFRFRGRSILFPMTMVTQMLPLPVRILPTYQLMASFHWINSYYALMFPFFASTTGILLFRQFFMTVPRDLSDAARVDGTSPMRYFLQILVPISKTNIAALFVIEFIFIWSQYLWPLIVTTTADMRVVQIGLKMLLASEQIAPEWNVIMAGTIIAMLPPLVVLILFRKSFAEGIAMQSEK
- a CDS encoding HAD-IIA family hydrolase is translated as MGALIGYLLDLDGTVYLGERLIPGVDRAIAELRARGRRIVFLSNKPLQSRTDYAEKLTRLGIPTTEDEVINSSYVLARYLGKRAPGATVYAIGEPPLIAELEAAGFAISEDPKKIEYVIAAFDRTFDYHKLNIAFQALRRGAHFVATNPDRTCPVDGGEIPDAAGVIAALEATTGRKVEEIVGKPSRHTVAVALERLGLPAEECAMVGDRLETDVVMGKQAGLTAILTLTGVTTPDAVSEAPVPPDYVIESVAALPELDARLQG
- the glpK gene encoding glycerol kinase GlpK, giving the protein MEYVGAIDLGTTGVRFVVFDRHGNPVGAAYHELTLRFPRPGWVEQDPLELLDRTIAVMREGLSQAGITASELVGIGITNQRETAIAWDANTGTPVHPAIVWQDRRTAARCAEIGGEEWITVRTGLPLDPYFSATKLEWLFAHRPELRARAEAGEVLVGTPDSWLIWNLTGVHATDTTNASRTLLFDIRELAWSEDLCRFFSIPSACLPQVRPSVSTFGRLKPGIIGPEVPIAGVLGDQQAALFGQRGFDQGMGKVTWGTGAFLLANTGETPVRSTHGLITTIAYTTPDAVAYALEGSAFVAGAAVQWLRDGLGLIATAAETESLARSVDSTGGVYLVPAFAGLGAPHWDPHARGTIVGLTRGTTRAHLVRAALEGIAYETCDLVRAMERDIGSQLAELRVDGGAARNNFLCQFQSDVLGIPVVRPAYLETTARGAAFAAGLARGYWERFESLQGLTGEEEQFSPRMDNATRGQLLAGWARAVDRAKGWAK
- a CDS encoding NAD(P)/FAD-dependent oxidoreductase, with amino-acid sequence MRIGVIGAGVVGALIARELCRYDVEVHLFEREADVAFGVSKANSGVIHGCFHEQPGTARARFCVEGNAMYATLAQELDFPFLRIGAHVVAFDADDVATLKRLKEQGEQIGVPDLAIISGEELRAREPYVSPDAQAALWSPTVGIVEPWDVAIAAVENARDNGLNLHLGTEVTGIVLDGERVTGVQTSQGDYRLDAVVNAAGLYADRVARMAGVDRPVLHPRRGEYLLLDKQAGKMANSVLFPAPTNNSKGILVLPTVDGNILLGPTADDLPELTPDAIATSPTGLAAAVAGAKRLVPAVDPRLTIKTFAGVRPEPAGGEFVIGPTEVSGFYQAAGMRSPGLTAAPAVAHHLVEEIAAAFALGRNEAFDPVRHGLPRFSALSPRDRAALIEKDPSYGRIVCRCNEVTEGEIVAAIRRGARTVDGIKFRTRAGFGRCQGGFCTARILSILARELGVRPEDVTARGRGDSIVVGRVRP
- a CDS encoding FAD-dependent oxidoreductase, with the translated sequence MTTYRTDVLVIGGGAAGLAAATAAASSGRETLLIEREDSPGGVLEQCIHPGFGVHRYKEELTGPEFAARLVGELERSGAEVLSKRSVLSIDPKTRVVETTGPEGLRTIKPRAVVFTTGARERPFGALRIPGPRPVGVFTAGLAQKLVNLYNLLPGRRALILGSGDIGLIMARRLHLEGVEVVGVLELKPFPGGLTRNVVQCLDDFGIPLHLSHTVTAVHGTTRLTGVTAAAVDGDGRPIPGTGREFEVDTLILSVGLIPEAELVSPFVGLDPINRGPRVDSRWRTEAPWLFAAGNSVAVFDLVDAVAAAGAEAGRFAARFAAGEDEEGRIVPLVRGENVLHLVPTALDSSIPTVIRLRVPRPMERAQVRLGGGIVSRRFVGVRPAEMVEVRLSAEAVEALAKLAEVKVEVIEG